One part of the Micrococcus sp. 2A genome encodes these proteins:
- a CDS encoding RNA polymerase sigma factor encodes MDCRGSARRRGPTERPRVTTSTTSGAQDGPETTGTGAAKKAATRTRASGTAAKKTTATAKKTATARTSTAATKAAATKTTAAKTTAAKSAAGTKSAAGAKSATGTAKSTAAKKSTTRSTAAKTAGASKATAPTAAAKAASTKATAAKAAAAKAADADAEAETDEAAVDAREETAKADAVGPEDEALAAKGDTTADEDSDDEDADGSDANQAPAMAPESVTGTKASGPAVVRGAFVVDNSEDDAPVQQVVVAGATADPVKDYLKQIGKVALLNAEQEVDLAMRIEAGLYAEHWLKENPVDDYRVRRDYELIIADGRRAKNHLLEANLRLVVSLAKRYTGRGMLFLDLIQEGNLGLIRAVEKFDYTKGFKFSTYATWWIRQAITRAMADQARTIRIPVHMVEVINKLARVQRQMLQDLGREPTPEELAKELDMTPEKVVEVQKYGREPISLHTPLGEDGDSEFGDLIEDSEAVVPADAVSFTLLQEQLHSVLDTLSEREAGVVAMRFGLTDGQPKTLDEIGKVYGVTRERIRQIESKTMSKLRHPSRSQVLRDYLD; translated from the coding sequence ATGGACTGCAGGGGATCCGCGCGCAGGCGCGGACCGACGGAAAGGCCACGAGTGACCACTTCGACGACCAGCGGAGCGCAGGACGGCCCGGAGACGACCGGCACCGGTGCGGCCAAGAAGGCCGCCACCCGCACCCGGGCGAGCGGGACCGCCGCGAAGAAGACCACCGCCACGGCGAAGAAGACGGCCACGGCCCGAACGAGCACGGCAGCCACGAAGGCCGCCGCGACGAAGACGACCGCGGCCAAGACGACCGCGGCGAAGTCCGCTGCCGGCACGAAGTCGGCGGCAGGCGCGAAGTCCGCGACCGGCACCGCCAAGAGCACCGCCGCCAAGAAGTCGACGACCCGGTCCACCGCGGCGAAGACCGCCGGTGCGTCCAAGGCCACGGCCCCCACGGCGGCTGCGAAGGCCGCCTCCACGAAGGCGACGGCCGCCAAGGCCGCCGCCGCGAAGGCCGCCGACGCGGACGCCGAGGCGGAGACGGACGAGGCGGCCGTCGACGCCCGCGAGGAGACCGCCAAGGCCGACGCGGTGGGCCCGGAGGACGAGGCGCTGGCCGCCAAGGGCGACACCACCGCCGACGAGGACTCGGACGATGAGGACGCCGACGGCTCGGACGCGAACCAGGCGCCGGCCATGGCCCCCGAGTCCGTCACCGGCACCAAGGCGAGCGGCCCCGCCGTCGTCCGGGGCGCCTTCGTGGTGGACAACTCCGAGGACGACGCCCCGGTGCAGCAGGTCGTCGTGGCCGGCGCCACCGCCGACCCGGTGAAGGACTACCTGAAGCAGATCGGCAAGGTGGCCCTGCTGAACGCCGAGCAGGAGGTGGACCTCGCCATGCGCATCGAGGCCGGCCTGTACGCCGAGCACTGGCTCAAGGAGAACCCGGTGGACGACTACCGGGTGCGCCGCGACTACGAGCTGATCATCGCCGACGGCCGCCGCGCCAAGAACCACCTGCTCGAGGCGAACCTGCGCCTCGTCGTCTCGCTGGCCAAGCGCTACACCGGGCGCGGCATGCTCTTCCTGGACCTGATCCAGGAGGGCAACCTCGGCCTCATCCGCGCCGTGGAGAAGTTCGACTACACCAAGGGCTTCAAGTTCTCCACGTACGCCACGTGGTGGATCCGCCAGGCCATCACCCGCGCCATGGCAGACCAGGCCCGCACCATCCGCATCCCCGTGCACATGGTGGAGGTCATCAACAAGCTGGCCCGCGTGCAGCGCCAGATGCTCCAGGACCTGGGCCGCGAGCCCACCCCGGAGGAGCTCGCCAAGGAGCTGGACATGACCCCGGAGAAGGTCGTGGAGGTCCAGAAGTACGGCCGCGAGCCCATCTCCCTGCACACCCCCCTCGGCGAGGACGGCGACTCCGAGTTCGGCGACCTCATCGAGGACTCCGAGGCCGTCGTGCCCGCGGACGCCGTCTCCTTCACCCTGCTCCAGGAACAGCTGCACTCCGTGCTGGACACGCTCTCCGAGCGTGAGGCCGGCGTGGTCGCCATGCGCTTCGGCCTCACCGACGGCCAGCCCAAGACCCTGGACGAGATCGGCAAGGTCTACGGCGTGACGCGCGAGCGCATCCGCCAGATCGAGTCCAAGACCATGTCGAAGCTGCGCCACCCGTCCCGCTCGCAGGTGCTGCGGGACTACCTGGACTGA
- a CDS encoding PAC2 family protein codes for MQDPTQLYTRHDGGPEGAADLAVPPGLGMLVVLTGHMDAGRVALQVRSALREHLTHRLVADFDLDQMFDYRARRPRLRFERDRYRDLRMPSLRVEVVEDLIGHPFLLVAGPEPDFQWERFTAALLGLAEEWQVDSLTFLDAAPMPVPHTRRLGVTTHGSRQDAVGGLSTWSPEADIVSGALQMLEVRAQEAGIPTAGYTLHVPHYLGEAAFPQAAVAALEYAGAALGLMLPTDELRDASREIEAEIERQVAGSEEVRSMITGLEKNFDQNAEDQERSLLETDGGLPDGDALASAVEAYLAERDGAVHPWTRTDPAQEDRPGPPSTDPTD; via the coding sequence GTGCAGGATCCCACGCAGCTGTACACACGTCACGACGGCGGGCCTGAGGGCGCCGCAGACCTGGCCGTCCCCCCGGGGCTGGGCATGCTGGTCGTGCTCACGGGCCACATGGACGCGGGTCGGGTTGCCCTCCAGGTGCGCTCGGCGCTGCGCGAGCACCTCACGCACCGGCTCGTCGCCGACTTCGACCTGGACCAGATGTTCGACTACCGGGCCCGCCGCCCGCGGCTGCGGTTCGAGCGGGACCGATACAGAGACCTGCGCATGCCCTCGCTGCGGGTCGAGGTGGTGGAGGACCTGATCGGCCACCCGTTCCTGCTGGTGGCCGGCCCCGAGCCGGACTTCCAGTGGGAGCGCTTCACCGCTGCGCTGCTCGGGCTCGCCGAGGAGTGGCAGGTGGACTCCCTCACCTTCCTCGACGCCGCCCCCATGCCGGTCCCGCACACCCGCCGTCTCGGGGTGACCACCCACGGCTCCCGCCAGGACGCCGTCGGCGGGCTCTCCACGTGGAGCCCTGAGGCGGACATCGTCTCCGGGGCGCTGCAGATGCTGGAGGTCCGCGCGCAGGAGGCCGGCATCCCCACGGCCGGGTACACCCTGCACGTGCCGCACTACCTCGGCGAGGCGGCCTTCCCCCAGGCGGCGGTGGCCGCACTCGAGTACGCGGGCGCCGCGCTGGGCCTCATGCTCCCCACGGACGAGCTGCGGGACGCCTCCCGGGAGATCGAGGCGGAGATCGAGCGGCAGGTGGCGGGCTCGGAGGAGGTCCGGTCCATGATCACGGGGCTCGAGAAGAACTTCGACCAGAACGCCGAGGACCAGGAGCGCTCCCTCCTGGAGACCGACGGGGGACTGCCCGACGGCGACGCGCTCGCCTCCGCCGTCGAGGCCTACCTCGCGGAGCGGGACGGGGCGGTGCACCCCTGGACGCGGACGGATCCTGCACAGGAGGACCGGCCCGGTCCGCCCTCCACCGATCCGACCGACTGA
- a CDS encoding DUF4192 family protein: MDPCTPTPTPTLAPGTLSARGVDDLLGYVGHALGTLPRQSLVLVTLEHRLLRAVVRVDLPGHADAQGRWARTVAGVCRRDARATAVLALVLDASAEPGAAAAPPWWPALEDALCRADIPVAEAWCSAGERAWPWPPGRGTASQARAVSPESSVLSLHLLAQGSVWGLRDRDVLVPPPRRAAPADARRWPAPDPQDAAGRAAWQDAWRTVLRGGCAQDHELLAGPLVLPAWRDALVVLAACGPDAAAADGAAREPILTASTPEPPDWRSLDRLWEACRGIASTAPARHAAQALAVAAWVSWARGHGSAASAHLEAAEALDPRDRFGSVLRAVTGAGLVAGWATSPETAWRAGPRR, from the coding sequence ATGGACCCTTGCACCCCCACCCCCACCCCCACCCTCGCCCCCGGCACCCTCTCCGCCCGCGGGGTGGACGACCTCCTCGGCTACGTCGGTCACGCCCTCGGCACCCTTCCCCGGCAGAGCCTCGTCCTCGTGACCCTCGAGCACCGCCTCCTGCGCGCCGTCGTGCGGGTGGACCTGCCGGGGCATGCCGACGCGCAGGGGCGCTGGGCGCGCACGGTGGCCGGCGTCTGCCGGCGGGACGCCCGGGCGACCGCCGTCCTGGCCCTGGTGCTCGACGCCTCGGCCGAGCCCGGCGCGGCCGCCGCGCCTCCATGGTGGCCGGCCCTCGAGGACGCCCTGTGCCGTGCGGACATCCCGGTGGCCGAGGCGTGGTGCAGCGCGGGTGAGCGGGCCTGGCCGTGGCCTCCCGGGCGGGGCACGGCGTCGCAGGCGCGCGCGGTCAGCCCTGAGTCCAGCGTCCTCTCCCTTCACCTGCTCGCCCAGGGTTCCGTGTGGGGCCTGCGGGACCGCGACGTCCTCGTGCCGCCGCCGCGACGGGCGGCGCCCGCCGACGCTCGGCGGTGGCCGGCGCCGGACCCACAGGACGCCGCCGGCCGGGCCGCCTGGCAGGACGCGTGGCGCACCGTGCTGCGCGGCGGGTGCGCGCAGGACCACGAGCTCCTCGCCGGGCCGCTCGTCCTCCCTGCCTGGCGCGACGCCCTCGTGGTCCTGGCGGCGTGCGGCCCGGACGCCGCCGCGGCCGACGGCGCCGCGCGGGAGCCGATCCTCACGGCCTCGACGCCGGAGCCGCCGGACTGGCGCTCCCTCGACCGCCTGTGGGAGGCGTGCCGGGGCATCGCGAGCACCGCCCCGGCACGCCACGCGGCCCAGGCGCTCGCGGTGGCGGCATGGGTCTCCTGGGCACGGGGCCACGGCTCCGCGGCGAGCGCGCACCTGGAGGCCGCCGAGGCGCTGGACCCGAGGGACCGCTTCGGCTCGGTGCTGCGGGCCGTCACGGGAGCGGGCCTGGTCGCGGGGTGGGCGACGTCCCCGGAGACCGCATGGCGGGCCGGTCCGCGGCGGTGA